In Oncorhynchus mykiss isolate Arlee chromosome 1, USDA_OmykA_1.1, whole genome shotgun sequence, the following proteins share a genomic window:
- the si:dkeyp-121d4.3 gene encoding uncharacterized protein si:dkeyp-121d4.3 isoform X1: protein MGRGGGRKRGKGNGPPFDMGPRVPDPFDMGPGWCGPPASFGPFHGGPGPHPNFMGDPMMHGPMPPDYHGYEPGYEPMGPGGPMDGCLNGPQMDGPGMPGLYDPMMCNGPRPMPPGIPPPGIPPLDMPPMVPPPVDNPVFPSPWQSEANPYAVPPSLWPVPTTASPPTETTVVPYVWGRCRDSEVLQLDPPQTDEQKTNDSKKDKKAGQKKSYNDKPPPPGRSKGVISFIGPTYGYIERDDLNKYSFTFDAFLGVPKNMIPGVRVHFTAYKEKAGEYATGVSVPPGGTEEIDSTIIEGFVCNVILEQQVIELCSTQGEKPGAKPKPGQIEANIDGMSRALLYSEKDYTITLFQGDHVMFNLLTDIVTQKIRATNIRPKTPQTFKITGEKREVGVIKSVKCDSGTIMAANQNNLPFETTENMSLTEFTIMDEVDFTVVTIKNKEKAIRVRKLKECSVTMEETMEKIVEDPTGNEKWKPVAPVEEVLLQRTVVFEDISAAQHAGTVIKVSKKQQEQGLLEALVGGTQKQLLFGAADVLTEATMCDGDKVHFNISTNRETKEERAINVEILSETFEESTEQRRTGEVVQAGDLSGTIKCHQSPQLLFFHLTEVMEEKKLNISEKVKFSVISLETAEGGNQAIRIKRLTDSVLTPVLAAVPKLRGVAAKEKKKMTIKLMRDPNDLIKGTGVKVENKDDDPTNDKPASEKSIKMKSVINILVSKPAGSGSGGKDSDSSQRRYGHRSPSLDQFGRVKKRRSTSRERKEQGGRCKYRRSRSRSRGRERNRRRSHSLERKDYNQRSGSKKRTSSKRSRSKERDGSSQRSSKNGSSPVSRSPDRMNDELERKKRELEELNELIYRKRAIVAMEKHGGVPNFFSKVKPMEKTCFDYNHGMAELPTQPKPPTDIKPKSILKKRSDHVAGPLFPMQTELPKAQPLDQRLVEQYGYDVETPYKPHSAQPPYTQTSSQKSYYERSLAGHPVPDLSAKYDPYEQTSREHLSQPSPVRQTPLDPYSSNRPPIRESQENNSNLNTQLARFLNTLNKGVDAGLLSAMVKESQEEIAGIQEDSSILQKPYCELLDCGDEDQDRDEPCTEEEPECPRRGIIGERVKNSDDYDNSRNEDRLLPHERAIQEGGGFPGILGMMSHSQLLRESERVEEEDFLYGGKAPAATEKEHCEIPGRSDRYRDNKRSCSARVPVEETREQDSREKKQHFGKIRSLLQDIGLNLDTSEVTKLADRTQERLYGTKSYKHSSSERETKHSSRRGDRHRTTDDSDSKHFRSASPFRSSQREVYLSPQDTSEYGGFLDPEEEAALERARQMQSLTRTVSVLPPTPSSQPGTSYSTTLWNCPEKTQPIAPKSWHSKGCSTNYLSSLPPGSSGPPEQISPVSSMTNTPDVPVGQQAAGVYTFTSPMGQSLDLLTALPSSTYYGQPSSPMIPFAKTQFTQQLNILNQVTISNPTRDVLSQILQVTNQSRCLKVIETVKSVSGAQQDSPRQNITIPLQIKTQSPDSAGGKPSPPPQSPETRGPPVTEDDIKAKQKKRLEQFNLRMRQKNQKRKNTRINTTGKVPKVTYANTEPRNVWICGHSLVYWAEMRAKSPEIGMQLGMDPSSVRVWWKGTQGMTWAQLLPQLDQLKIKWPKPDVVILHLGGNDLGTQSPEALMSSVKKDLTSVRSIFPQCRLVWSDILPRMSWRQTEDSEAVDNFRAVINRRVHAIIAELGGTALTHENITCCSDAGLYRPDGVHLSGKGIDTFNLNLQDFLEKWETEANNVPEIT from the exons ATGGGACGAGGTGGTGGTCGGAAGCGTGGAAAAGGCAATGGACCTCCATTTGATATGGGCCCAAGGGTGCCTGATCCATTTGACATGGGTCCAGGTTGGTGTGGGCCGCCTGCATCTTTTGGTCCTTTTCACGGTGGCCCAGGTCCACATCCTAACTTTATGGGAGATCCAATGATGCACGGCCCCATGCCACCTGATTATCACGGATATGAGCCAGGCTATGAACCAATGGGTCCAGGTGGCCCCATGGATGGATGTTTAAATGGGCCACAGATGGATGGACCAGGTATGCCCGGACTATATGATCCAATGATGTGCAATGGACCCAGACCAATGCCCCCAGGTATCCCGCCCCCTGGTATTCCTCCCCTAGATATGCCGCCCATGGTTCCGCCTCCGGTGGACAACCCTGTCTTTCCTTCACCCTGGCAAAGCGAG GCCAACCCTTACGCTGTTCCTCCATCATTGTGG CCCGTCCCGACAACCGCCTCCCCTCCGACTGAGACGACTGTAGTTCCTTATGTGTGGGGACGCTGCCGGGACTCTGAGGTTCTTCAGCTTGATCCACCCCAGACTGATGAACAGAAGACCAACGACTCAAAGAAGGACAAAAAAGCAGGACAGAAGAAGAGCTACAATGACAA GCCTCCTCCACCTGGAAGATCCAAGGGGGTCATCTCATTCATAGGG CCAACTTATGGCTACATCGAAAGAGACGATCTCAATAAATATTCCTTCACTTTTGATGCTTTTCTCGGAGTCCCCAAGAACATGATACCTGGGGTCAGGGTGCATTTTACAGCCTACAAGGAGAAG GCCGGGGAGTATGCCACTGGTGTGTCTGTACCTCCAGGGGGTACTGAGGAGATTGACTCCACCATTATTGAAGGTTTTGTCTGCAATGTTATACTGGAGCAGCAGGTGATAGAACTCTGTAGCACACAGGGGGAAAAA CCTGGTGCAAAGCCGAAACCTGGCCAAATAGAGGCCAACATCGACGGCATGTCAAGAGCACTGCTTTACTCGGAGAAGGACTACACCATCACTCTGTTTCAAGGGGACCATGTGATGTTCAACTTGTTGACCGACATAGTTACCCAAAAAATTAGAGCCACTAATATTCGGCCAAAGACACCACAGACTTTTAAGATCactggagagaagagggaggtg GGTGTTATAAAGAGTGTAAAGTGTGATTCTGGTACCATCATGGCAGCGAACCAGAACAACCTGCCCTTTGAAACCACTGAGAACATGAGTCTAACTGAGTTTACCATTATGGATGAGGTGGACTTTACAGTTGTCACA ATCAAAAATAAGGAGAAGGCCATCAGAGTAAGGAAACTGAAAGAGTGCTCAGTGACAATGGAAGAAACCATGGAGAAGATCGTTGAAGACCCTACAGGAAACGAGAAG TGGAAGCCAGTGGCCCCAGTGGAGGAGGTGCTGCTCCAGAGGACTGTGGTGTTTGAGGACATTAGCGCTGCGCAGCATGCAGGAACGGTCATTAAGGTCTCCAAAAAGCAGCAG GAGCAGGGCCTTTTGGAGGCATTGGTGGGTGGCACACAGAAGCAGTTATTGTTTGGAGCAGCTGACGTTCTGACTGAAGCCACCATGTGTGACGGAGACAAGGTTCACTTTAACATTTCCACCAACCGTGAGACTAAGGAGGAGCGTGCCATCAACGTGGAGATTCTCTCAGAGACGTTTGAGGAGTCAACAGAGCAACGCAGAACC GGTGAGGTGGTGCAAGCTGGGGATCTGTCTGGGACCATTAAGTGCCATCAGAGCCCCCAGCTGCTGTTCTTCCATTTGACCGAGGTCATGGAGGAGAAGAAATTGAACATCTCGGAGAAGGTGAAGTTCAGTGTCATTTCG CTTGAAACCGCTGAAGGAGGCAACCAAGCGATTAGGATCAAACGCCTTACCGACAGTGTTCTTACCCCTGTTCTTGCCGCTGTGCCCAAGCTAAGGGGCGTGGCGGCAAAGGAAAAG AAGAAGATGACCATCAAACTGATGAGAGACCCAAATGACCTCATCAAGGGCACAGGTGTCAAAGTAGAGAACAAAGATGATGATCCCAC CAACGACAAACCTGCCTCGGAGAAGTCAATCAAGATGAAATCAGTCATAAATATTCTGGTGTCAAAACCTGCTGGCTCTGGATCTGGTGGCAAAGACTCCGACAGCAGCCAGCGGAGATACGGACACAGGAGCCCCAGCCTAGACCAGTTTGGCCGAGTGAAGAAAAGGCGGAGCACAAGCAGGGAGCGCAAAGAGCAGGGTGGTAGATGCAAGTACAGGCGCAGTCGCAGCAGGAGCCGGGgcagggagaggaacaggagacgAAGCCACAGTCTGGAGAGAAAAGATTACAACCAAAGGAGCGGCAGCAAAAAGAGAACTTCCTCGAAAAGGAGCCGCAGCAAGGAGCGAGATGGAAGTAGTCAGAGGAGCTCCAAGAATGGTTCAAGCCCAGTAAGTAGATCTCCAGATAGAATGAATGATGAGCTAGAAAGAAAGAAGAGGGAACTAGAGGAGCTCAATGAGTTGATATACCGCAAGAGAGCCATAGTTGCCATGGAGAAACATGGTGGCGTTCCCAATTTCTTCTCAAAAGTGAAGCCTATGGAGAAGACCTGCTTTGACTACAATCATGGAATGGCAGAGCTTCCTACACAACCTAAACCACCAACTGACATCAAACCCAAGTCCATTCTGAAGAAACGCTCAGACCATGTTGCAGGTCCACTTTTCCCAATGCAG ACTGAACTCCCTAAAGCTCAACCTCTTGATCAAAGGCTTGTGGAACAATACGGTTATGACGTTGAGACGCCCTATAAACCACACTCTGCCCAACCACCCTACACCCAAACATCCAGTCAGAAGTCCTATTATGAACGTTCACTTGCTGGGCATCCTGTTCCTGACTTATCTGCCAAGTATGATCCATATGAGCAGACTTCTAGAGAGCACCTGTCGCAGCCTTCTCCAGTTCGCCAAACACCTCTTGACCCTTATTCTTCAAATCGACCTCCCATTCGAGAGTCTCAGGAAAATAACTCTAACCTGAACACCCAGCTCGCCCGTTTCCTCAACACCCTCAACAAAGGTGTGGATGCCGGTCTGCTGTCAGCCATGGTCAAGGAGTCTCAAGAGGAGATTGCTGGTATTCAGGAAGATAGTTCCATACTTCAAAAGCCTTATTGCGAGTTGCTTGACTGTGGGGATGAAGATCAGGACAGAGATGAGCCCTGTACAGAGGAAGAGCCAGAGTGCCCACGCAGGGGTATCATCGGGGAGCGAGTGAAGAACTCTGACGACTATGATAACTCCAGAAATGAAGACCGGCTGCTGCCTCACGAGAGAGCAATCCAGGAAGGTGGTGGCTTTCCCGGAATTCTTGGAATGATGTCCCACAGCCAGCTATTGAGAGAATCTGAACGTGTGGAAGAAGAGGACTTCCTCTATGGGGGTAAAGCCCCTGCAGCGACTGAGAAAGAGCACTGTGAGATACCTGGGCGGTCAGACAGGTACAGGGATAACAAGAGGTCCTGCTCAGCCAGAGTCCCGGTGGAGGAGACCAGGGAGCAGGATAGTCGGGAAAAGAAGCAGCACTTCGGCAAGATCAGGAGCCTGCTCCAGGACATTGGCTTGAATCTGGACACCTCGGAGGTCACCAAGCTGGCAGACAGGACCCAGGAGCGCCTCTACGGGACAAAGTCATATAAACACtcatcctcagagagagagacgaagcaCTCATCTAGGCGGGGAGATCGGCACCGCACCACCGACGACTCTGATTCCAAACACTTCCGGTCAGCCTCGCCATTCAGGTCTTCCCAGCGGGAGGTGTACCTCAGCCCCCAAGACACCTCGGAATATGGAGGTTTCCTTGACCCGGAAGAGGAGGCGGCCTTAGAGAGGGCCAGGCAGATGCAGAGCCTCACCAGGACAGTGAGCGTCttgccccccaccccctcctcacaGCCTGGCACCTCCTATTCCACCACACTGTGGAACTGTCCTGAGAAGACCCAGCCCATCGCGCCTAAGAGTTGGCATAGCAAGGGTTGTAGTACCAACTATCTCTCATCACTGCCACCCGGTTCCTCAGGTCCCCCCGAACAGATTTCCCCAGTTTCATCCATGACAAACACGCCTGATGTTCCAGTTGGTCAACAAGCAGCCGGGGTGTATACTTTTACTTCACCTATGGGACAATCCCTTGACCTACTCACTGCCTTGCCCTCCTCCACTTATTATGGGCAGCCTAGTTCCCCCATGATACCGTTTGCAAAGACTCAGTTTACACAACAATTAAATATATTGAATCAAGTGACTATATCAAATCCTACAAGGGATGTCTTGAGTCAAATCCTCCAAGTCACCAACCAGTCTAGATGCCTCAAGGTGATTGAAACAGTCAAAAGTGTGTCTGGTGCACAGCAGGATTCACCAAGACAAAATATCACCATACCTCTCCAGATCAAAACACAAAGCCCTGATTCTGCAGGTGGAaagccctctcctccccctcaatCACCAGAGACTCGGGGTCCACCTGTGACAGAAGACGATATCAAGGCCAAACAGAAGAAAAGG CTGGAGCAGTTTAACCTGCGGATGAGACAGAAGAATCAGAAGAGGAAGAACACTAGGATAAACACAACAG GAAAAGTTCCCAAAGTTACCTATGCCAACACTGAGCCTAGGAACGTGTGGATCTGTGGACACTCGCTTGTATATTGGGCAGAGATGAGGGCCAAGTCGCCTGAGATTGGCATGCAGTTGGGCATGGACCCCAGCAGTGTGCGGGTGTGGTGGAAGGGCACACAGGGCATGACGTGGGCCCAGCTGCTTCCCCAGTTAGACCAACTGAAGATCAAGTGGCCCAAACCGGACGTGGTCATCCTGCACCTGGGTGGTAACGATCTGGGTACCCAAAGCCCTGAGGCCCTTATGTCGTCTGTGAAGAAGGACCTGACCTCCGTGAGAAGCATTTTCCCACAATGCCGGTTGGTCTGGTCCGACATCTTGCCCCGGATGTCGTGGAGGCAAACGGAGGACAGCGAAGCAGTGGACAATTTTAGGGCCGTCATCAACAGAAGAGTTCACGCCATCATCGCAGAGCTAGGTGGCACTGCTCTGACCCATGAAAACATCACGTGTTGCTCAGACGCAGGCCTGTACAGGCCAGATGGGGTTCATCTGTCTGGTAAAGGTATTGATACTTTCAACTTGAACCTGCAGGACTTTTTGGAGAAGTGGGAGACCGAGGCAAACAATGTTCCTGAAATTACTTAA
- the si:dkeyp-121d4.3 gene encoding uncharacterized protein si:dkeyp-121d4.3 isoform X4 — translation MGRGGGRKRGKGNGPPFDMGPRVPDPFDMGPGWCGPPASFGPFHGGPGPHPNFMGDPMMHGPMPPDYHGYEPGYEPMGPGGPMDGCLNGPQMDGPGMPGLYDPMMCNGPRPMPPGIPPPGIPPLDMPPMVPPPVDNPVFPSPWQSEANPYAVPPSLWPVPTTASPPTETTVVPYVWGRCRDSEVLQLDPPQTDEQKTNDSKKDKKAGQKKSYNDKPPPPGRSKGVISFIGPTYGYIERDDLNKYSFTFDAFLGVPKNMIPGVRVHFTAYKEKAGEYATGVSVPPGGTEEIDSTIIEGFVCNVILEQQVIELCSTQGEKPGAKPKPGQIEANIDGMSRALLYSEKDYTITLFQGDHVMFNLLTDIVTQKIRATNIRPKTPQTFKITGEKREVGVIKSVKCDSGTIMAANQNNLPFETTENMSLTEFTIMDEVDFTVVTIKNKEKAIRVRKLKECSVTMEETMEKIVEDPTGNEKWKPVAPVEEVLLQRTVVFEDISAAQHAGTVIKVSKKQQEQGLLEALVGGTQKQLLFGAADVLTEATMCDGDKVHFNISTNRETKEERAINVEILSETFEESTEQRRTGEVVQAGDLSGTIKCHQSPQLLFFHLTEVMEEKKLNISEKVKFSVISLETAEGGNQAIRIKRLTDSVLTPVLAAVPKLRGVAAKEKKKMTIKLMRDPNDLIKGTGVKVENKDDDPTNDKPASEKSIKMKSVINILVSKPAGSGSGGKDSDSSQRRYGHRSPSLDQFGRVKKRRSTSRERKEQGGRCKYRRSRSRSRGRERNRRRSHSLERKDYNQRSGSKKRTSSKRSRSKERDGSSQRSSKNGSSPVSRSPDRMNDELERKKRELEELNELIYRKRAIVAMEKHGGVPNFFSKVKPMEKTCFDYNHGMAELPTQPKPPTDIKPKSILKKRSDHVAGPLFPMQTELPKAQPLDQRLVEQYGYDVETPYKPHSAQPPYTQTSSQKSYYERSLAGHPVPDLSAKYDPYEQTSREHLSQPSPVRQTPLDPYSSNRPPIRESQENNSNLNTQLARFLNTLNKGVDAGLLSAMVKESQEEIAGIQEDSSILQKPYCELLDCGDEDQDRDEPCTEEEPECPRRGIIGERVKNSDDYDNSRNEDRLLPHERAIQEGGGFPGILGMMSHSQLLRESERVEEEDFLYGGKAPAATEKEHCEIPGRSDRYRDNKRSCSARVPVEETREQDSREKKQHFGKIRSLLQDIGLNLDTSEVTKLADRTQERLYGTKSYKHSSSERETKHSSRRGDRHRTTDDSDSKHFRSASPFRSSQREVYLSPQDTSEYGGFLDPEEEAALERARQMQSLTRTVSVLPPTPSSQPGTSYSTTLWNCPEKTQPIAPKSWHSKGCSTNYLSSLPPGSSGPPEQISPVSSMTNTPDVPVGQQAAGVYTFTSPMGQSLDLLTALPSSTYYGQPSSPMIPFAKTQFTQQLNILNQVTISNPTRDVLSQILQVTNQSRCLKVIETVKSVSGAQQDSPRQNITIPLQIKTQSPDSAGGKPSPPPQSPETRGPPVTEDDIKAKQKKRLEQFNLRMRQKNQKRKNTRINTTGQ, via the exons ATGGGACGAGGTGGTGGTCGGAAGCGTGGAAAAGGCAATGGACCTCCATTTGATATGGGCCCAAGGGTGCCTGATCCATTTGACATGGGTCCAGGTTGGTGTGGGCCGCCTGCATCTTTTGGTCCTTTTCACGGTGGCCCAGGTCCACATCCTAACTTTATGGGAGATCCAATGATGCACGGCCCCATGCCACCTGATTATCACGGATATGAGCCAGGCTATGAACCAATGGGTCCAGGTGGCCCCATGGATGGATGTTTAAATGGGCCACAGATGGATGGACCAGGTATGCCCGGACTATATGATCCAATGATGTGCAATGGACCCAGACCAATGCCCCCAGGTATCCCGCCCCCTGGTATTCCTCCCCTAGATATGCCGCCCATGGTTCCGCCTCCGGTGGACAACCCTGTCTTTCCTTCACCCTGGCAAAGCGAG GCCAACCCTTACGCTGTTCCTCCATCATTGTGG CCCGTCCCGACAACCGCCTCCCCTCCGACTGAGACGACTGTAGTTCCTTATGTGTGGGGACGCTGCCGGGACTCTGAGGTTCTTCAGCTTGATCCACCCCAGACTGATGAACAGAAGACCAACGACTCAAAGAAGGACAAAAAAGCAGGACAGAAGAAGAGCTACAATGACAA GCCTCCTCCACCTGGAAGATCCAAGGGGGTCATCTCATTCATAGGG CCAACTTATGGCTACATCGAAAGAGACGATCTCAATAAATATTCCTTCACTTTTGATGCTTTTCTCGGAGTCCCCAAGAACATGATACCTGGGGTCAGGGTGCATTTTACAGCCTACAAGGAGAAG GCCGGGGAGTATGCCACTGGTGTGTCTGTACCTCCAGGGGGTACTGAGGAGATTGACTCCACCATTATTGAAGGTTTTGTCTGCAATGTTATACTGGAGCAGCAGGTGATAGAACTCTGTAGCACACAGGGGGAAAAA CCTGGTGCAAAGCCGAAACCTGGCCAAATAGAGGCCAACATCGACGGCATGTCAAGAGCACTGCTTTACTCGGAGAAGGACTACACCATCACTCTGTTTCAAGGGGACCATGTGATGTTCAACTTGTTGACCGACATAGTTACCCAAAAAATTAGAGCCACTAATATTCGGCCAAAGACACCACAGACTTTTAAGATCactggagagaagagggaggtg GGTGTTATAAAGAGTGTAAAGTGTGATTCTGGTACCATCATGGCAGCGAACCAGAACAACCTGCCCTTTGAAACCACTGAGAACATGAGTCTAACTGAGTTTACCATTATGGATGAGGTGGACTTTACAGTTGTCACA ATCAAAAATAAGGAGAAGGCCATCAGAGTAAGGAAACTGAAAGAGTGCTCAGTGACAATGGAAGAAACCATGGAGAAGATCGTTGAAGACCCTACAGGAAACGAGAAG TGGAAGCCAGTGGCCCCAGTGGAGGAGGTGCTGCTCCAGAGGACTGTGGTGTTTGAGGACATTAGCGCTGCGCAGCATGCAGGAACGGTCATTAAGGTCTCCAAAAAGCAGCAG GAGCAGGGCCTTTTGGAGGCATTGGTGGGTGGCACACAGAAGCAGTTATTGTTTGGAGCAGCTGACGTTCTGACTGAAGCCACCATGTGTGACGGAGACAAGGTTCACTTTAACATTTCCACCAACCGTGAGACTAAGGAGGAGCGTGCCATCAACGTGGAGATTCTCTCAGAGACGTTTGAGGAGTCAACAGAGCAACGCAGAACC GGTGAGGTGGTGCAAGCTGGGGATCTGTCTGGGACCATTAAGTGCCATCAGAGCCCCCAGCTGCTGTTCTTCCATTTGACCGAGGTCATGGAGGAGAAGAAATTGAACATCTCGGAGAAGGTGAAGTTCAGTGTCATTTCG CTTGAAACCGCTGAAGGAGGCAACCAAGCGATTAGGATCAAACGCCTTACCGACAGTGTTCTTACCCCTGTTCTTGCCGCTGTGCCCAAGCTAAGGGGCGTGGCGGCAAAGGAAAAG AAGAAGATGACCATCAAACTGATGAGAGACCCAAATGACCTCATCAAGGGCACAGGTGTCAAAGTAGAGAACAAAGATGATGATCCCAC CAACGACAAACCTGCCTCGGAGAAGTCAATCAAGATGAAATCAGTCATAAATATTCTGGTGTCAAAACCTGCTGGCTCTGGATCTGGTGGCAAAGACTCCGACAGCAGCCAGCGGAGATACGGACACAGGAGCCCCAGCCTAGACCAGTTTGGCCGAGTGAAGAAAAGGCGGAGCACAAGCAGGGAGCGCAAAGAGCAGGGTGGTAGATGCAAGTACAGGCGCAGTCGCAGCAGGAGCCGGGgcagggagaggaacaggagacgAAGCCACAGTCTGGAGAGAAAAGATTACAACCAAAGGAGCGGCAGCAAAAAGAGAACTTCCTCGAAAAGGAGCCGCAGCAAGGAGCGAGATGGAAGTAGTCAGAGGAGCTCCAAGAATGGTTCAAGCCCAGTAAGTAGATCTCCAGATAGAATGAATGATGAGCTAGAAAGAAAGAAGAGGGAACTAGAGGAGCTCAATGAGTTGATATACCGCAAGAGAGCCATAGTTGCCATGGAGAAACATGGTGGCGTTCCCAATTTCTTCTCAAAAGTGAAGCCTATGGAGAAGACCTGCTTTGACTACAATCATGGAATGGCAGAGCTTCCTACACAACCTAAACCACCAACTGACATCAAACCCAAGTCCATTCTGAAGAAACGCTCAGACCATGTTGCAGGTCCACTTTTCCCAATGCAG ACTGAACTCCCTAAAGCTCAACCTCTTGATCAAAGGCTTGTGGAACAATACGGTTATGACGTTGAGACGCCCTATAAACCACACTCTGCCCAACCACCCTACACCCAAACATCCAGTCAGAAGTCCTATTATGAACGTTCACTTGCTGGGCATCCTGTTCCTGACTTATCTGCCAAGTATGATCCATATGAGCAGACTTCTAGAGAGCACCTGTCGCAGCCTTCTCCAGTTCGCCAAACACCTCTTGACCCTTATTCTTCAAATCGACCTCCCATTCGAGAGTCTCAGGAAAATAACTCTAACCTGAACACCCAGCTCGCCCGTTTCCTCAACACCCTCAACAAAGGTGTGGATGCCGGTCTGCTGTCAGCCATGGTCAAGGAGTCTCAAGAGGAGATTGCTGGTATTCAGGAAGATAGTTCCATACTTCAAAAGCCTTATTGCGAGTTGCTTGACTGTGGGGATGAAGATCAGGACAGAGATGAGCCCTGTACAGAGGAAGAGCCAGAGTGCCCACGCAGGGGTATCATCGGGGAGCGAGTGAAGAACTCTGACGACTATGATAACTCCAGAAATGAAGACCGGCTGCTGCCTCACGAGAGAGCAATCCAGGAAGGTGGTGGCTTTCCCGGAATTCTTGGAATGATGTCCCACAGCCAGCTATTGAGAGAATCTGAACGTGTGGAAGAAGAGGACTTCCTCTATGGGGGTAAAGCCCCTGCAGCGACTGAGAAAGAGCACTGTGAGATACCTGGGCGGTCAGACAGGTACAGGGATAACAAGAGGTCCTGCTCAGCCAGAGTCCCGGTGGAGGAGACCAGGGAGCAGGATAGTCGGGAAAAGAAGCAGCACTTCGGCAAGATCAGGAGCCTGCTCCAGGACATTGGCTTGAATCTGGACACCTCGGAGGTCACCAAGCTGGCAGACAGGACCCAGGAGCGCCTCTACGGGACAAAGTCATATAAACACtcatcctcagagagagagacgaagcaCTCATCTAGGCGGGGAGATCGGCACCGCACCACCGACGACTCTGATTCCAAACACTTCCGGTCAGCCTCGCCATTCAGGTCTTCCCAGCGGGAGGTGTACCTCAGCCCCCAAGACACCTCGGAATATGGAGGTTTCCTTGACCCGGAAGAGGAGGCGGCCTTAGAGAGGGCCAGGCAGATGCAGAGCCTCACCAGGACAGTGAGCGTCttgccccccaccccctcctcacaGCCTGGCACCTCCTATTCCACCACACTGTGGAACTGTCCTGAGAAGACCCAGCCCATCGCGCCTAAGAGTTGGCATAGCAAGGGTTGTAGTACCAACTATCTCTCATCACTGCCACCCGGTTCCTCAGGTCCCCCCGAACAGATTTCCCCAGTTTCATCCATGACAAACACGCCTGATGTTCCAGTTGGTCAACAAGCAGCCGGGGTGTATACTTTTACTTCACCTATGGGACAATCCCTTGACCTACTCACTGCCTTGCCCTCCTCCACTTATTATGGGCAGCCTAGTTCCCCCATGATACCGTTTGCAAAGACTCAGTTTACACAACAATTAAATATATTGAATCAAGTGACTATATCAAATCCTACAAGGGATGTCTTGAGTCAAATCCTCCAAGTCACCAACCAGTCTAGATGCCTCAAGGTGATTGAAACAGTCAAAAGTGTGTCTGGTGCACAGCAGGATTCACCAAGACAAAATATCACCATACCTCTCCAGATCAAAACACAAAGCCCTGATTCTGCAGGTGGAaagccctctcctccccctcaatCACCAGAGACTCGGGGTCCACCTGTGACAGAAGACGATATCAAGGCCAAACAGAAGAAAAGG CTGGAGCAGTTTAACCTGCGGATGAGACAGAAGAATCAGAAGAGGAAGAACACTAGGATAAACACAACAG gacaatga